The sequence AACATCAGGCCATTCCTGGGTGTCCCGCTGATCGCCTGGTCCATAAGGTTTGCCTTGGGCTATGCGGGCTTTGACCGCGTGGTTGTTTCTACGGATGCGCCCGACATTGCCGCGGTGGCAGCGGCCGAAGGAATCGAGGTTCCGCGGTTACGACCACCGCATCTTGCGTCCGATACGGCAGCAACCATCGACGCTGTGCTGGATGTCATCGACCATGAGGCGGCCCAAGGTCGCCAATTTGACACCGTAGCGTTGCTGCAGCCAACCTCTCCAATTCGCTTGGCGTCGCGGTGGGACGCTGCCCGCGATTTGCTAGGTGATAGTGAGATCGACGCCGTAGTGGGAGTTGCGCCAGCCCGGACGCATCCCTTTCACACATTCTCGCTGGGCGACCGAGGCCAATTAACATCAATGCATAGTGCTGATTTGCTCAAACTGCGCGGTCAGGACTTACCTGCGGCCGTTTCGGTAGCCGGTAACCTCTACCTGGCGCGAACTGCTGCCCTACACGAGCAACGAACCTTCTTTCCCTCGCGGATCGCGGGTGTATTGTGCGACCAGCCTTTCGAAGCTGCCGACATCGACGACGAGCTCGATTGGCTCATCGCCGAAACCATCGCCACCAAATACGGGATCACACCGTGAGCACCTTCATTATTGCCGAAGCTGGGGTCAACCATGATGGCGACAGCGAGCAAGCCATGCGGCTCGTTGAGGTTGCAGCGCAAAGTGGCGCCGACGCCGTCAAATTCCAGACCTTCTCAGCCGACAAGCTCACTCGCAAGGGTGCGGAAAAAGCAGAATACCAGAAGAAGATGACGGGGGACGGCGATCAGCATGCCATGCTGGCCAAGCTCGAAATGTCCCACGAGCTTCATGAGGCACTGGTCCGGCGCAGCGCGGAACTGGGCATCGAGTTCATGTCGACGGCATTCGACGAAGATGCGCTGGATTTCCTGGTTTCCATGGGAATCCGCCGGATCAAGGTACCCTCGGGCGAGATCACTAACTTGCCCTTCCTTGCCCACATGGCATCGAAGAACCTTCCCATGATCGTCTCCACCGGCATGGCAGATATGGGAGAGGTCAAGCAGGCGGTGGCCGCCATAGCTGCGGAGCGCAGCCGAAACGGATTTTCAGCTCCGCTCGAAGAAATCGTCACCATTCTTCATTGCACGTCCAACTATCCGGCCGCCGCTAGCGATGTGAACCTGCGGGCTATGCTGAGCATGGCGGAGGAAATCGGAATGCCCATCGGGTATTCGGATCATACGCTGGGGATCGCAATCTCCACCGCAGCGGTCGCAATGGGTGCCACGGTTATCGAGAAGCACTTTACTCTGGACAAGACCTTGCCCGGCCCGGACCATGCGGCATCCCTCGAACCCGATGAGCTCAAGGCGCTGATAAAGGCCATTCGCGACGTGGAGTCGGCGCGGGGTGACGGAATCAAGGCGCCGACCGCTTCCGAATTGCCCGTGCGCGCCCTCGTCCGTCGCAGCGTCACCACCCTCCGCGACATCGCCGCCGGCGCGTCGATCGGACCTGAGGATGTTGCCCTCCTACGCCCGGGCACAGGCATACCACCTGCCGAGTTCCAGAACGTGTTAGGCAAGCGCGCCCGTCACCCCATCGCTGCCGGACAGACCGTGCAGTGGACTGATCTGCAGTGACGCCAGTCCGTCACATCCTCTATGTCACCGGGACCCGCGCTGACTTTGGCCTCATGCAGTCCACGCTGAAACGCCTTGAGGCCGACCCTCGCCTGTCAGTCAGCGTCCTGGTGACCGGCATGCACCTCGATCCGGCCTACGGGCTGACTGTGGGCGAGATCGAGAAGGCCGGGCTGACGATTGCGGCGCGGGTCGGAATCGAGGCGGGCACGCCTACCGGAGCGCTGATGGGCGCCAATGTCGGTCGGATGCTCACCGGATTTGTACCGGTCCTCCAAGCGGAAGCTCCAGACGTGGTTTTGCTGCTGGGCGATCGCGGCGAGATGCTAGCGGGTGCGATTGCGGCGATCCACCTCAACATCCCCGTTGCGCATATTCACGGCGGCGAGCGTTCGGGAACGGTGGACGAGCCGGTCAGGCATGCTATTTCCAAGCTCTCCAGCCTGCATCTCGTTGCTACCCAGGATAGCCGCAAGCGGCTTATCTCGATGGGCGAGGCCGAAGCAGATATCCACGTTGTCGGCGCACCAGGGCTGGACGGATTGGATAAACTGCCATGTCGCAATCGGCAGGCACTGGTGGCGGACTATGGCCTTGATCCGGAGCGAGCATTGGGCCTCTTGGTCTACCATCCGGTCTTGCAAGAAGCGTCAGCTGCGGGCGCGCATGTCGCATCCATTGTCGATGCCCTGTTGGCCGCTGATGTTCAAGTCGTCGCTCTCAAGCCAAACTCGGATGCCGGCAGTGCCGGCGTGCGTGACAGGCTTGAAACCCTGGCCTCGGCAGGAAAATTACAGCTTTTCACCCACTTGCCTCGCCCTACTTTTGTCGAGTTCATGGCCGCCGCCGATCTGATGGTCGGCAATTCGAGCAGTGGGATCATCGAAGCAGCAACTTTTGGCACCCCGGTCATAAACATCGGCTCCCGCCAGAACTTGCGGGAGCGCAACGCGAACATAATCGATGTAGGGGTCGATCAGGAGGGTATTGCTGCCGCGATCGGTGCTGCCCTGGCCCAACGCAGATATCCCGCCAACAACGTGTATGGCGATGGCCGTGCCGGGGAGCGCATCGCCGAGGTTTTGGCCACTGCGGACCTGGCGCGGCTTTCCGCGGGAAAAACCAATGCATATTGAGAGCATTCGCCTCGTTGGTTCAGGTGGCCATGCGCTGGTTGTGCTCGACAGCCTGGCCGCTCTAGGCGTACCTACCGAGGCGATTGCTGTTTTCGATCAGAACGATGCGCGTGTTGGCCACCAGATTGGTGAGCATAAGGTACAGGCTTTTGACCCTGCAAACTTTTCCGGCAGGGCAGTCCATATCTGTATAGGCGACAACAAAGCGCGCGAACGTGTTTCCTCTGAAATTGCAAAGCTTGGCTGCAACCTTCAAACAATAATCCACCCACGCGCCATTGTTTCGGCGAGAGCGGTTATTGGAGAAGGTACATTTGTGGCCGCCGGTGCAATTGTGTCTGCGCAAGCTGTGACAGGCAAAAGCTGTATAATTAATCATGCTTCTGTTGTTGATCATGAGTGCATATTGTCCGATTTTGTGCATATTGCGCCGGGGGCAACACTGGGGGGCGCCGTTTCGGTCGGGCATCGCAGCTTGATTGGTGCGGGCGCCAATATTTTGCCCCGTGTGGCCATTGCTCCCGATGTCACGATTGGCGCAGGGGCAGTGCTTATTAAGAACGTTACCGAATCCGCAGTTTACGTAGGCGTGCCTGCGAAAAAGGTCTGAAAAAATGTCTCGAAATCTTGAATCAATCAGTCTGTCACGCACGTCGACAATTCGGGATGCCCTTGCTGCGCTTGACGTTGCGGCCGTTGGCGTGTTGCTCCTGGTCGATGGCGATGGGCGTTTTGAACGCACCGTCACCGATGGTGACCTGCGCCGACTGTTACTCGATGGCAAGACATTGAACGATGACCTGAGTACCCTGCCCGCACTCAAGTCAGTCGTATTGGAAGATGGCTATACCCGTCGCCACGCGCTGACATTGATGCAGCAGGCAGTGATTAACCACATACCCGTCGTCAACGCCGACGGACGCGTGACTGACCTGATCGAGCGCTCCCAAGTAGATCAGCAGGTACTGCTCTCGACGCCCCACATGGGCGAAGCGGAGCTGGAGTTCGTTGCCGAGGCATTCCGAACCAATTGGATAGCCCCGCTGGGTCCAAACGTTGATGCGTTTGAAAGCGAGTTGGCCGCGATGGTTGGGGTTAAGCACGCGGTCGCCCTAAGCTCAGGTACGGCCGCGATCCACATTGCGCTGCGCCTTCTCGAAATTGGCGCGGGTGATGTGGTCTTCTGCTCGACCCTAACATTCATCGCCAGCATTAATCCCGCCCTGTATCAGGGCGCGCGCCCGGTTTTCATCGATTCGGAACCGGAAAGCTGGAACATGTCCCCGCAGGCCCTCGAGCGCGCCCTGCAGGCCGCAAAGGCTGCCGGCCAACTGCCCAAGGCGGTAATTATTGTAAGCCTCTATGGGCAGAGTGCGGACATGGATCCGCTGGTTGCCCTATGTGACCAATATGGGGTTCCCGTCATCGAGGATGCGGCCGAGTCGCTGGGCGCAAGGTATCGCGGTCGCGCGTCCGGGACGTTCGGCAAGATCGGCATCTACTCTTTCAATGGAAACAAGATCATCACGACTTCAGGCGGCGGCATGCTGGTTACCGACTCCGCCGAGATGGCCGCACGCGCCCGCTTCCTTGCCACTCAGGCCCGCGATCCGGCGCCGCACTACCAGCATAGCGTCGTCGGTTACAACTACCGGATGAGCAACATCCTGGCCGGGGTTGGGCGCGGTCAATTGAAAGTACTTGAGGAGCGCGTGGCGGCACGTCGGCGCGTGTTCGAAACTTATCGCACTGCTCTGGCCCATATTGACTGGCTGGAGTGGATGCCTGAACCCGAATGGAGTTTTTCGACCCACTGGCTCGCCGCCTGTGTGCTCAAGCCGCATGCGCCGATAACAGTCAACAAGCTCATAGAGGCGCTCTCTGACGAGTTTATCGAAGCACGGCCGATGTGGAAGCCGATGCATCTGCAGCCGGTTTTCGCCGATGCTGAATACTACCGCCACTCCAACGAGTCGGTTTCGGATGGGCTGTTCGAACGGGGTATCTGCCTGCCCTCTGGCTCAAACCTGACCGATGGCCAGATTTCTCGAGTGGTCGACGTAATCACTGGGCTGGAGCGTGCAACACTATTGGATAAAGCCGAATAGTATTCGGCGCACGTCGGGTTCATTCCCAGCATCCAGCGCCTCCCGGAGCTCAGCAAGGGCTTCCTCGACTCGGCTGCTGTTCGCCGCGCCACGCGCCCGCATGATCTTGGGGTGCTTGGTCTTGGTTGCAGCCGCCTCGTCGTAAAACAGCTCCTCGTACATTTTCTCGCCCGGCCTTTTGCCTGTGACGACCAGTTCGATCTCGCCGCGAGGATTGGCCTCGTCCCGGACACTGAAGCCGGCAAGCCGGATCATGTTTTCTGCCAGGGTCTTGATCAGAACCGGATTGCCCATTTCGAGAAGAAAGACGTCCCCGCCCTCCGACAACGCACCTGCCTGAACAATCAGCTCGGCCGCCTCGTGAATTGACATAAAGTACCGGGTCATCTCCGGATCGGTCAGAGTCACTGGCCCTCCACGGCTGATTTGCTCCTTGAACAGAGGCACCACCGATCCGTTCGAGCCGAGGACATTACCGAACCGAACGGCCGTAAAGCGTTGGCCCGTCTGCTTGGCGGCGGCCGCGGTGGCCATGTGGCCGATGATGAATTCCGCCCAGCGCTTCGTCGCGCCCATGACATTGGTCGGCCGCACAGCCTTGTCCGATGAGATGAGTACGAAGGTTTCGACGTCGTGCTTCAGTGCCAAACTGGCAACGGTCAGCGTTCCCAAAACGTTGTTGCGCACGCCTTCCAGGACATTGGCCTCAACCAGCGGAACATGCTTGTGGGCCGCGGCGTGGAATACGACCTGCACATTGTTGCTGGCCATAGTGCGGGCCACGCACGCGCTATCTGTAATGGAGCCCAGCACTGGAACGACGACCACGTCTGTAAGCGCCGCGAGTTCGCGCTCGATAGTGTAGAGTGCAAATTCATTCGCTTCGAACAACACCAGTCTCTGTGGCGACGATTTAGCGACAAGCCGACAAAGCTCGGACCCGATCGACCCTCCGGCGCCCGTCACCATGATCGAATGCCCCTCGATCATATCCGCTATAAGCGCCGGGTCCGCTGGCACGGACGAACGGCCCAAGAGATCGTCTATGTCGATCTCCCGAATACGATTGATCGAATACTTCCCGCTCACCAAATCCGTGATGGCGGGCAGCGTCCTGATCTTGACGCCCAGACCACTGATCTTGGCCAGGATTTCCTGCCGGCGTGTTGCGGTCAGCGACGGTATGGAAAGGATAACTTCCTGTACGCCGTACTGCTCATGCAGCGTTGATAGGTGGCTCGGCGGGAATACCCTGATCCCCGCCACGTCGCTGCCTTGAACCCGCGGACTATCATCCAGGAACCCGACGACGAACATCCGTCCTTCGCGGGCGATGGCGGCCGAAAGCTGCGCACCAGCACTTCCAGCACCGTAGATGACGATGGGTTTGCGAATGCCCAGCGCCTCTTCCCGCGGCCAAAGCAGCTTTTTAGCCGCAAAACGGCTACCCCCGATCAGCATGGTGCCGAGGGCCCAATAAAGCAGTGGCACGGACCGCGGAACGACCGTCCTACCCGACATCTCCAGCAAAAACACCACCAGCACCCAGACAAGCGTCGCGATGGTCATCGCCTGCACAATGGTCCAGAGGGCTTTTTCTGGCAGGTAGCGGATCACTGCGCGATAGAGTCCGTGACGCACGAATACCGGGATGGCCACCATCGGAGCAGTAAGAACGGTCAGAAACTGATCGACGGTATTGGGTGGCGTCCAAACGCCGAAGCGCAAAGCAAATGCGGCCCAGAGCGCAACTGACAATGCGACCGCATCGAATGACAACAGAATTACGCGCTTCCAGAATCGAGGCGTATTTCTGACGCGGACAACAAGCTGACGGTATATATCTGAAAGGTGCAAATCTAACCCGCTGTGGACAATAGGCGCGTAAAGTCACGGCGTGAGTAGCCGCGATCGGTCGAGGACCGGTATCCGGTTGACCCTTTCCATGCAAGCGCTAATCGGGCGCAACCGACTTCGGACCACATCAGCCGGGCGATAACGGGCGGCAAAATCCCCCAAAAAGATGTCGAGCCGCTAGGCACTGACTTTGAAAGGGCCCGATTTCGGGATATTGACGTCCTGCACTATGGGCACCCTATGACAAGCACGACTTATCTGTTCCTGGCTGTTGGAGCTTTTGCTGGCGGCTGGCTCGGAACAATGGCCGTTCGCCGGTTCGCTTCGCGCTTTGGTTTGGTTCAAAGCCCAAACGAGCGGTCATCCCACTCTCGTCCTACCCCGCAGGGCGGGGGCCTTTCTATCGCGGTCATCGCTATTTTGGCGGCCGCGGCAATCGGTGCTTTCGAGCCCAGCTTCCTGATCCTGGCTGGGCTGAGCACGATAGTAGCGGCCATAGGTCTAGCTGACGACGTCTTTGAACTATCCCCTGCGCTTCGCTTTCCCATTCAGGGCATAGTGCTGGCGGCACTGATCGGATGGGCCCTGCCCTTGCCCGATTTACTGCTGCCATTCGGCGGGACGATCGGCGGGTGGTTCTTGCCGCCTTTGGTCTGGCTGTTTGCGCTGTGGTGGCTGAACCTGTTCAACTTCATGGACGGCATCGATGGTATAGCCGCCAGTCAAGCAGTCGTGATGCTCGTGGGCGCTTTGGTACTGGCACTGACCACCGATCATACCTTCCTCACGGCCCCGCTCGGGACGATGGCTCTTGTTACCGCCGCTGCAACTGGCGGTTTCCTGGTCGTCAACTGGTCGCCTGCCCGCATCTTTATGGGTGATGCGGGATCCAATGCGCTGGCGCTGCTGATCTTTGCCATCTGCCTTGGTACGGTGCAAAAGGGCTTGATCGGGTATCCTGCCTGGCTGATCCTGCTTTCCGTCTTTGCAACCGATACAACGGTTGCGCTGCTCCGCCGGACGGGGCGCGGCGAGCGCCCGTGGCGTGCCCACCGAAGGCACGGCTATCAGCAGCTTGCCAGGCGTTTCGGACACGCGCGCGTCACAGTGCTCTACACCGCTGCGACCGCATTGGCCTTGCTGCCGCTGGCAATAGTCGCCCAACATCATCCTTCGATTGCCTGGCCGCTTGTCGGACTGACTTATCTAGTACTGGCAATCCTGATGTTTTGGGCAGGTTCGGGCGACGCCGCCGAACACGGGCCGTAGGCGGACCTTCGTTTGCATCACCGAACCCGTTATGTCATAGGCAGGCCGCTCGCCATGACCGACAGAGGTTGCGTTGAAGATTACGATTTTTGGCTCGGGTTACGTGGGCTTGGTCACCGGTGCCTGTCTTGCAGACGTTGGGCATGTGGTCACCTGCGTCGACGTCGATACCGCCAAGGTCGAACGGCTTCGGGCGGGCGACGTGATGATTTACGAGCCTGGCCTGACCGAGTTGGTACGTCGCAACCTGAATGCCAACAGGCTGCTCTTCACGGCCGATCCGGCGGAGGCCGTCGCGGCGGCCGACATCATCTTCATAGCCGTTGGCACGCCGGCAGACGAAGACGGCTCGGCAGACCTGCGATCGGTGCTCGCGGTCGCGCAGACGATTGGCACGCACATGTCGACGCCCAAGGTCGTCGTCGACAAGTCGACCGTCCCCGTAGGAACCGCCGAAAGGGTGCGAGACGTTATTGCCGAACGGTTGACCGCGCGCGGATTGGATATCGGCTTCGAGGTTTGCTCGAACCCGGAATTTCTCAAGGAAGGCTCGGCAATTGCCGACTTCACGCGCGCCGCCCGGATCATTGTAGGAACCGATTCCGCCCGGGTGCGGGAGGTGATGCAGCGATGCTACGCGCCCTACAACCGCAACCATAACAAGATAATGTTCATGGACATCCGGTCGGCCGAGCTGACCAAATACGCGGCCAATGCCATGCTTGCGGCCCGGATCAGCTTCATGAACGAAATCGCCCGCGTGGCGGAGCATGTCGGCGCCGATATCGAGCAAGTCCGGCTCGGTGTGGGCTCGGATCCCCGTATCGGCTTTGACTTTCTCTATGCCGGCGCGGGCTATGGCGGCAGCTGCTTTCCCAAGGACGTCCGCGCGCTTGCCCACACAGCGCGCAGCGTCGGGCATGAGCCTGTCCTGCTCAGCGCCGTCGAAGCAGTCAACACGGCCCAGAAGAACTGGCTGTTCGACAAGCTCTTGCAAGGCCTGGGTGGCAACGTTGCGGGCAAGACCGTTGCGGTGTGGGGATTAGCGTTCAAACCCAATACGGACGACATGCGCGAGGCGCCGAGCCGCGTCGTGGTCCAGTCGCTCTGGAATTACGGGGCCAAGGTGCAGGCTTTCGACCCGCAGGCGCGGCGCGAGGCCGAACGCATCTGGGGCGCGCGGGATGACCTGAAGCTCGCTAACAGCGCGGATGAGGCTCTGGTCGGCGCCGATGCCCTCGTGATCTGCACGGAGTGGTCAACGTTCCGCGGGGCGGACCTTGCAGCAGTGAAGACCCTCATGAAGGGCGACCTGATCGTGGATGGACGAAATCTCTACGACCCGGTTGCCGTCAGCGAGGCTGGCTTGCGCTATCTTTCGGTCGGCCGATCTGGCACCTAGCGTCGGGAAGCAACAGGAACGACCCGTGCCATCCAGATTCGCCTCAACGCTCCTTGTGGTCGCCGTTGCGGCGACAATCCTGCCGCCTGGCTATCCGGCCTATATCGGTACCTACATCGCCCTGGTCGCGGCAATCCTGGGATTGGTCGCGTACGGCTGGAGCGAACGGGAGACATTTGCGCATCCCACATCCCTTGCCATCGTGGGTGCCATTGCGCTGGTGGGGCTTGCAGTTCCCTTCGTCTATCGTGGCCCGCAGGACATCGTGGGACCGGTGCTGATCCTGCCGATGCTTGCGACGGTCGCGCTGGGACTTCTGGCCCGCCCTGCCCGCTGGGTACCGAACCCGGAGACTTTCGCCCTAATCTGTCTGGCGGGCGCGCTGATCGCCCTGCTCGGCGGGGGCTATGAAGACGTCGTCCTGGGACGCTACCGGCCGGGCCTGGGTAACAATCCCATTCATTATGCTTCTCTGGCCGCTATGTCGGGGTGCCTTGCCATGGTTGGCGTAGTCGCCAGCCATCGTCGCTCGCGCTACTTTTTCCTCCTTGGCCCGATTTTCGGGCTCGGCTGCGCCGTGATCGCCGACTCGCGCGGGCCGATGTTGGGGGTGGTGGCCATGTCGGGCGTCGGCCTCGTCCTGCTCACCACCTGGCTCTGGCGAGAAAAGCCTTTCCGGATCGCGATCCTGCTCAGTGTGGCAGGGGCGGCAGTGGTGACGTTCTATCTTGTCGGTACTGGCAATGCGCGCATCGCCGGGATTGTCACAAGCGGGCTCGATATCTTTCGTTTTACCGGTGGTCCGGACGACATCCGGGCAGCTCTCTATGCCTCGGCCCTGGAAATCCTCAAAACCTCTCCCCTTTTCGGCATCGGCCTGGGGCAGATAATGGTTCCGGCCCAGACCCTGTACCCCAGCTTGCTGGCGGGGACGGGTCTCGAAAACCTCCACGCCGACTGGGCCAATTTTGCTGCCATGGCGGGAATATTGGGGCTGCTGGCATGGTTTCTGCTGCTGGGCGCACCCCTCTTCCTGCTGCTTGACGCTCGCGCCAGGCAGGATCGGCCCATTGTCTTGGGCGCGTTGCTGCTCACCACGGGCCAACTGGCGCTGGGGGTCAGCAACGCAACATTCGGCATTCTGCCGCAGACGGTGATCTACGCCGTTGCGCTCGGCTATTTCCTCGTGCGGGCCCGCCGACTGGGTGATTGACAGGTGCCAGTCGGCTGGCTTCGTGGCTGACGCGCCACGCGCCGTTTGGAACATTGCGTTTACCCAACCCGACTACCTTGATGGGAAAGTCAACTCCGCCCTCGGCGCTGGGCACTAGTGTTGTGGGAACGCATGAGCGACTTTGACCTGTTTGCCGACGACACGGGTGACGCAGAAGCCGCAACGCTGACGCAGCAAACTCTCGTCGATACGCAGCAGAACCTGGGCAAGATGCTCGACCTGATGCCAATTGGCCTATTGATCCATACCGAGCAGGGTGTGGTCTTTGCCAATCGACAGGCCTGCAGTTTCCTGCAGACGGATGCGACGCAACTCCGAGGTCAGCATCTGCTCGACTTTGCCTCCCCGGAGGACCTGGGCGCGATTAGCCAAGCGCTGCAAATGACCTTTTCAGACCCCCAGGCCACCTTCGACATCGAGTGCGCCATCATGCGTCCCGACAATACGAGCCGCCTGATGAAGGTGATTACCAGTTCACTGCCATGGCCTGGCACACCGGTGATCCAGGTGCTGATGCAGGACATAACCGATCAGAAACGGGCGGAAGTTTCGCTGCGGCAGATGACCATCACCGACGAGTTGACGGGGTCATACAACCGGCGCCATGCCACCTACGAAGCGGGCCTGTATCTCGATGCCGCCGCGGCAGGCGGCATGCCGCTGAGCGTGGTGATGGTCGATATCGACCACTTCAAGCATGTCAACGACACCTATGGCCATGACGCAGGCGACCTGGTTCTCAAGGCGCTGGCCCGGCTGGCCCACGAATTTTTGGCCACCAACACCAAGCTCAATTCCCCCCTCTTCGCCCGGTTCGGCGGCGAGGAGTTCCTGTTTCTACTCCCCGGGGCCAGCGAGCAGGCAGGGTTCGCGCTCGCGAACAGCTTTCGCCAGCGGGTCGAACGGCTCAACGTCGCGCTGCCGCAGACCAAGCTCAAAATCACCATCTCCGCGGGAACGGCCGGTTGGAGGGAAGGTGATACGCTCGACACGATGCTGAAACGTGCCGATACCGCGCTCTATGCGGCCAAAGCCGGTGGCCGCAATCGCGTTTGTCGTTCCGACTAGGCGACTGTCCGCAGCGGCGCAAAGTCACCTGGTCGCGTCAGGCAGGCATCATAGAAATCGACAAGCCGCGGGTCGATTGCCATTGCCAGCTCGCGGCAGCGGTCCAACTCCGGCCTCGCGTCCGCGCCGATGCTCCAGACGGCCAACAGGGCTTCGTGCGCCGCTGCCAACGCTTGGAACGCCTCGGACTGCGCGAGCTCTGCATTCCCGACCAGCAGGTGGACCGGTTCGGGCTGGCTGATGCCTTTCAGTCCAACCGACCCGCCGGCCAGAAAGGCAAGCTCCGGCGCCGCGGCGCGCGTCTCCGTGGTCACGACGATGTCGTAGCAGACCGTCTTGCAAGCGCCTTCTATGCGGCTGGCAACGTTTACCGTGTCGCCGATACATGAATAGTCGAAGCGGGCTTCAAAACCCATATTGCCTACCAGAGCGGGCCCGGTGGAAATGCCGATACCGATGGCGATGGGTTCGACGCCGCCCTGTTCCGCATTGAGTGTCCGCAGTGCCTTGCGCATGTCGAGCGCTGCCTCGCAGGCGTGACGGGCGTGACGCGGTACGTCCACGGGGGCGTTCCAGAATGCCATGATGGCGTCGCCCATGAATTTGTCGATGGTTCCCAGATGCGCTACGATAGCCGCGCCCAGGCCGGCAAACAGGCGGTTGAGCATTGCCACCAGTTCAGCCGGCGATGTGCGTTCGCTCAGAGC comes from Devosia oryziradicis and encodes:
- a CDS encoding polysaccharide biosynthesis protein — translated: MLSFDAVALSVALWAAFALRFGVWTPPNTVDQFLTVLTAPMVAIPVFVRHGLYRAVIRYLPEKALWTIVQAMTIATLVWVLVVFLLEMSGRTVVPRSVPLLYWALGTMLIGGSRFAAKKLLWPREEALGIRKPIVIYGAGSAGAQLSAAIAREGRMFVVGFLDDSPRVQGSDVAGIRVFPPSHLSTLHEQYGVQEVILSIPSLTATRRQEILAKISGLGVKIRTLPAITDLVSGKYSINRIREIDIDDLLGRSSVPADPALIADMIEGHSIMVTGAGGSIGSELCRLVAKSSPQRLVLFEANEFALYTIERELAALTDVVVVPVLGSITDSACVARTMASNNVQVVFHAAAHKHVPLVEANVLEGVRNNVLGTLTVASLALKHDVETFVLISSDKAVRPTNVMGATKRWAEFIIGHMATAAAAKQTGQRFTAVRFGNVLGSNGSVVPLFKEQISRGGPVTLTDPEMTRYFMSIHEAAELIVQAGALSEGGDVFLLEMGNPVLIKTLAENMIRLAGFSVRDEANPRGEIELVVTGKRPGEKMYEELFYDEAAATKTKHPKIMRARGAANSSRVEEALAELREALDAGNEPDVRRILFGFIQ
- a CDS encoding UDP-glucose dehydrogenase family protein: MKITIFGSGYVGLVTGACLADVGHVVTCVDVDTAKVERLRAGDVMIYEPGLTELVRRNLNANRLLFTADPAEAVAAADIIFIAVGTPADEDGSADLRSVLAVAQTIGTHMSTPKVVVDKSTVPVGTAERVRDVIAERLTARGLDIGFEVCSNPEFLKEGSAIADFTRAARIIVGTDSARVREVMQRCYAPYNRNHNKIMFMDIRSAELTKYAANAMLAARISFMNEIARVAEHVGADIEQVRLGVGSDPRIGFDFLYAGAGYGGSCFPKDVRALAHTARSVGHEPVLLSAVEAVNTAQKNWLFDKLLQGLGGNVAGKTVAVWGLAFKPNTDDMREAPSRVVVQSLWNYGAKVQAFDPQARREAERIWGARDDLKLANSADEALVGADALVICTEWSTFRGADLAAVKTLMKGDLIVDGRNLYDPVAVSEAGLRYLSVGRSGT
- a CDS encoding acetyltransferase, whose amino-acid sequence is MHIESIRLVGSGGHALVVLDSLAALGVPTEAIAVFDQNDARVGHQIGEHKVQAFDPANFSGRAVHICIGDNKARERVSSEIAKLGCNLQTIIHPRAIVSARAVIGEGTFVAAGAIVSAQAVTGKSCIINHASVVDHECILSDFVHIAPGATLGGAVSVGHRSLIGAGANILPRVAIAPDVTIGAGAVLIKNVTESAVYVGVPAKKV
- the neuC gene encoding UDP-N-acetylglucosamine 2-epimerase, encoding MTPVRHILYVTGTRADFGLMQSTLKRLEADPRLSVSVLVTGMHLDPAYGLTVGEIEKAGLTIAARVGIEAGTPTGALMGANVGRMLTGFVPVLQAEAPDVVLLLGDRGEMLAGAIAAIHLNIPVAHIHGGERSGTVDEPVRHAISKLSSLHLVATQDSRKRLISMGEAEADIHVVGAPGLDGLDKLPCRNRQALVADYGLDPERALGLLVYHPVLQEASAAGAHVASIVDALLAADVQVVALKPNSDAGSAGVRDRLETLASAGKLQLFTHLPRPTFVEFMAAADLMVGNSSSGIIEAATFGTPVINIGSRQNLRERNANIIDVGVDQEGIAAAIGAALAQRRYPANNVYGDGRAGERIAEVLATADLARLSAGKTNAY
- a CDS encoding MraY family glycosyltransferase, whose protein sequence is MTSTTYLFLAVGAFAGGWLGTMAVRRFASRFGLVQSPNERSSHSRPTPQGGGLSIAVIAILAAAAIGAFEPSFLILAGLSTIVAAIGLADDVFELSPALRFPIQGIVLAALIGWALPLPDLLLPFGGTIGGWFLPPLVWLFALWWLNLFNFMDGIDGIAASQAVVMLVGALVLALTTDHTFLTAPLGTMALVTAAATGGFLVVNWSPARIFMGDAGSNALALLIFAICLGTVQKGLIGYPAWLILLSVFATDTTVALLRRTGRGERPWRAHRRHGYQQLARRFGHARVTVLYTAATALALLPLAIVAQHHPSIAWPLVGLTYLVLAILMFWAGSGDAAEHGP
- a CDS encoding acylneuraminate cytidylyltransferase family protein encodes the protein MRTLAVIPARGGSKRLPGKNIRPFLGVPLIAWSIRFALGYAGFDRVVVSTDAPDIAAVAAAEGIEVPRLRPPHLASDTAATIDAVLDVIDHEAAQGRQFDTVALLQPTSPIRLASRWDAARDLLGDSEIDAVVGVAPARTHPFHTFSLGDRGQLTSMHSADLLKLRGQDLPAAVSVAGNLYLARTAALHEQRTFFPSRIAGVLCDQPFEAADIDDELDWLIAETIATKYGITP
- a CDS encoding aminotransferase class I/II-fold pyridoxal phosphate-dependent enzyme; translated protein: MSRNLESISLSRTSTIRDALAALDVAAVGVLLLVDGDGRFERTVTDGDLRRLLLDGKTLNDDLSTLPALKSVVLEDGYTRRHALTLMQQAVINHIPVVNADGRVTDLIERSQVDQQVLLSTPHMGEAELEFVAEAFRTNWIAPLGPNVDAFESELAAMVGVKHAVALSSGTAAIHIALRLLEIGAGDVVFCSTLTFIASINPALYQGARPVFIDSEPESWNMSPQALERALQAAKAAGQLPKAVIIVSLYGQSADMDPLVALCDQYGVPVIEDAAESLGARYRGRASGTFGKIGIYSFNGNKIITTSGGGMLVTDSAEMAARARFLATQARDPAPHYQHSVVGYNYRMSNILAGVGRGQLKVLEERVAARRRVFETYRTALAHIDWLEWMPEPEWSFSTHWLAACVLKPHAPITVNKLIEALSDEFIEARPMWKPMHLQPVFADAEYYRHSNESVSDGLFERGICLPSGSNLTDGQISRVVDVITGLERATLLDKAE
- the neuB gene encoding N-acetylneuraminate synthase produces the protein MSTFIIAEAGVNHDGDSEQAMRLVEVAAQSGADAVKFQTFSADKLTRKGAEKAEYQKKMTGDGDQHAMLAKLEMSHELHEALVRRSAELGIEFMSTAFDEDALDFLVSMGIRRIKVPSGEITNLPFLAHMASKNLPMIVSTGMADMGEVKQAVAAIAAERSRNGFSAPLEEIVTILHCTSNYPAAASDVNLRAMLSMAEEIGMPIGYSDHTLGIAISTAAVAMGATVIEKHFTLDKTLPGPDHAASLEPDELKALIKAIRDVESARGDGIKAPTASELPVRALVRRSVTTLRDIAAGASIGPEDVALLRPGTGIPPAEFQNVLGKRARHPIAAGQTVQWTDLQ